Below is a genomic region from Geoglobus acetivorans.
TTCACGAATACCATGCGAGGGGAAAGTGCATTGGTGGGTCTGCATGGGAGATTTATCATTATCCGAGAGTGAGCGACCTGATAATATCCGCAAGAAGAGAAGGCGCAAGAAACATTTTCGTGCTGAAAAAAGGCGAGACAGAGCTGAGACTGATACCCGGAATTGCCGGGGCCGGAATCGAGTCAGCCATAATTAAAGACAGTAGTATAGAGATAACATATTCGGGTCTTGCGGGTGGAGGAATTGCCGCAACTGTTTGCAGAGGTCTTGCCGAGGGGGTTGACGGTATTGAAATTATCAATCTCGGAGGTGGGGCTGAACTCGGCAGAGCAAAAATAAGGTTAAAACCTTACAGAAAGGTTGTCATAGGCATTGATGACACGGACAGCAGGGAAGGAGGAGCCACTTGGGCGCTGGCAAACGAGATAGCGCATGCCCTCGAGCAGGATGGCTTCGGTCACTACCTGTCCCATGCAATCGTGCAGCTCTACACCAGAACACCGGAGAAAACGACGAACTGCGTTTCAATTGCAGTAACATTCGCAACAGAAAACAAAGAAAAGCTCGTATCTGAATTCGCCACGCGGCTCAGAGAGACCACTCTAAGCGACGAAACTGCCATGGCTGTGTGGGATAAAGTCCTCATCCCGGATGAGTTGAAGAAATACGCGGAGAATGCAAAGAGCAGGGTGGTGCAGATTGACGAGGCCATGAAAGTCGCTGAGAAGCTAAACATACAGGTGGTGGAGATAACGGGCAAGAGAGGTGTGATAGGGGCGATAGCATCGCTTGGTTTTGCAGACGATCCAGACGGGGCTGTGATGGTCTATGCTTGATCCCGAACTGAAGCTGAAGCTCCTAATCCTTGGAGTGAGAAGTCCAAGGGGCCCACTAAGGAAAGGCGGCGGCGGGCCGAATGGAGGAGTTGGATTCAGAGTGGAGAAATCAGTAGTATCAGCACCAGTACGGCAGAGCTACGCCAGAAACTCGCCATTCAAAATCATTCAGGATGGCGAAAAATATGTCCTTTACGAGTTTGAACACAGGATAGGTTATGTGGAATACCCTGAGCCGGGCTATTACGGGACGAATATTGGAGGTGTTCCAGCAGAGAGATATGTTGCTTTGGATGGATACGACACCCTTGTTTCTGCAGTTTCAAGAAAATGCATCCACTGGGAACTCGGCAAAAAATGTTCATTCTGTAACATTCAGAAGGGGCTTAAAGAATCCATAGACATGAAGGATCCGGAACTGCTGGCTCAGGCCGTAAAAATAGCCCATGAAAAGGACAGGAAAAGGCATCTCACACTGACAACGGGAACCGTGAACACGACAGACAGGGGTGCCGAACTTCTTGCAGCAGCAGTTAAAGCAATAAAAAAAGAAGTGGATATTCCAGTTCATGTTCAAATCGAACCTGTAAACCGGCACTGGATAGAGAGACTGTATGAAAGCGGTGCAGACACGATCGGGATACACGTTGAGGTATTTGACGATGAGATCAGACCAAAGGTCATTCCAGGAAAATTATCCCTCGATGACTACCTTGATGCGTGGAAAACTGCCATTGGCGTGTTTGGAGAATGGAATGTTTCGTCATGGCTCCTAACCGGGCTCGGAGAGAGACCCGACAGCATAACCAGAGGTCTTGAAACAATGCTCAGCATGGCTGTTTACCCGTTCATAGCTCCGTACAGGCCTCCACCTGGAGAAGAACGCGGACCACCAGACCTGAATTATCACACAAATCTGCTCGAAAAAATTGAAGAAACGCTCGGTGATCTGCAGATTCACCCACCGGAATTTAAATCCGGATGTCCCAGATGTGGTGGCTGCTCGTTCATTCCCGAATTGTTCTGAATTTTAATCCCCTTTTTGCCGGTCCAATTAACACTCACATTGCGACTCACGTTCCAATTAAATTTACCAAGTTTTATTAAATTGAGATAATCTTAATTATTAACATAATTAACTTTAAATTATTTGATTATTATTTTGATTTTTTAATTTATTTCATAGTAACATTTCGATTGAATTAAATGTTCTTAAACATATATTTTTAACCCTAAAAGTAATTCAAGTTATATTAAAATATCTTAATAAAACTATTCCACAATTACTGAAATAGAAATAAATTAGGCAACCCTAAAAAAGGGGATTTCAGGATTTCGGCTGTTCCAAAATATATGTGAATACGGGGTATACGGTGTGTTCAAGGGGGGGTAACTGCATCAACCACCCGAAGTCATGAAAAAACGGGTGAAATGGTGATCGTGTGTTACAAAAATTGTGGAATTGACTATTTTACGATAAGTGATTAATATTAAAAATATTATTTAATTAATTGAATGTTTGAAATGTGATAAATACAACTGTGTAGTATATACTGCAATAAAATCATTAAAATCTAAGTATATTAAAGTTTAATTAAACTAATTCTAAAATAATATTAAATTTAATTAATTTAATAAAAATAAATGCGATTAAATAATCGCGAAAAATTGTGAGTCTTAAATGCGGAAGGATAAAAAAGAAAAAATTAAAATCAGTTCATAAAAGATATAGAATCAATGAAATATGCTCTTCACTGCCCGATGTGTGGCAAACAGTTCAGAGATAATGGATTCACGCTCAGATGCCCGGATGGCTGTAATTCCATCGTGAGAACGACCTATTTTGAAAAACTCAGCCCTCAGGGTAAAGGTTTGTGGAGGTATATCAACCACCTCCCGGTCGGATCACTGTTCAGCTATGAGGATTACCCGGCCATCCTCAAAAGTGAGGAGTATTCATCAATGTATGAAAGCGAGATATACTTCATCATCAACGGATATTCTCCAGATTTCGATGTGAGGATGAAAACGTGCACATTCAAGGAAATTGAAGCAATTGTTTCGTTAAAGTATGCTGAAGAGTGGAGAAGGAACATAACTCTTGCATCCGTGGGAAATACGGCAACAGCATTTCTTGAGCTTGGAAAGTATGCTGAAAATACCAGTGTTGTGCTGTTTGTCCCTGAGAAAGTGTTTGACTGCACATTCGAAATAGAGAGAAGTGAAAATGTGAGTCTTGTCATGGTGAAGGGGGGATACAGCAGAGCCACCGAACTCGCACACAGATTTGCACATGCCAGAGATGGCTGGGAATATGAAGGAGGGGGACTGAATTTCGCCAGACGGGATGGACTTGCAACTTTTGCGTATGCATTTTTCGAGAGGTTTGGGTTTGTCCCCGACACGTATATCCAGGCTGTAGGAAGCGGGACGGGGGTGATTGCATTTTATGAGGGTATGAAGCGCCTTGGGGTGAAGCCATCTTCCATGGTTCTTGCGCAGAATTCACCTTTTACACCGATAGTCGATTCATGGTCGCAGGGGGCTGGGAAAATACCTGAATACTCCTTCGACCCTCTGGACGTCATTTACGCCAAGGTGCTATCAAACAAAAAACCACTTTACGAGCATAGAGGAGGTTTGTTTGACATTCTGAGAGAGACGAAAGGTAAAGCAATATCCGTTACAGAAAGTGAGGCAAAAAAAGCCGGGAAGCTCTTTAAAAAGACCTATGGATTTTCACTCTTTCCTGCCGCAGAGGTGGCCATGGCAGTTCTGGAAAAGTTTGACCTGACGGGTAAAAGAATACTGGTCAACATAACCGGCTCAGGACTTGACAACCTGAAAAAGGATTTTAAAATAAGAAAGCCAAAGCCTGATTACGTTGTTGAGGAGGAAGAGGATCTGGAGATGATCGAATGATTGAGGACGAGGTTGCAGCCAGAATCAAGTCTGCAGGTATCACCCACACACTGTATCTGCCATGCGAAAGGATAAAACTTCTGATTTCAAAACTTCAGGATAATTTCGAGTCCGTTCCCCTTTCGAGGGAAGAGGAAGGTGTAGGAATCTCAGCAGGACTCTATCTTGCGGGACAGAAACCGCTGATGGTGATACAGTCTTCAGGATTCGGAAACATGGTAAATGCCCTTTTAAGCCTTACAGAAACATACAGACTCCCGCTCCCGATACTCATAAGCTGGAGAGGTGTGTTCGGCGAGAAAATCGAGGCTCAGAGACCCATGGGCAGAAAAATCAGAAGCATGCTGAATGCACTCGGTATCCATTATACCGTTTTTGATGGCAACAATTCTGAAGACATTGAAAACACAATCTCCACAGCTTACGAGGAGAATAAGATCACAGCAGTTCTGCTCAAACCGGATATCTGGAGCAGAAGTGAAGACCTTGCCTTTGAACCGAAAAGTTTTGAAACCAGGAAAGTCGAAGTGCCCGGTGGAAAAGCAAGATACACCAGATATGAACTGATCCAGGGAATGAAAGGCTTTCTTGAGGGAAAAATAGTTGTCTCAAACATAGGTTATCCGAGCAGGGAGCTGTATCACGTGATTGATCAGCCCACGAACTTTTACATGCTCGGCAGTATGGGTCTTGCCACTTCAATAGCCCTCGGGATAAATCTAACAGGCAGACAGGTGGTATCCATTGACGGAGACGGTTCAATTCTGATGAATCCCTCAACGATATTCACTGCAGGGCTCCTTTCAGAAGGGGGGTTGAAGATAATAGCAATTGATAATTCTGCATACGGCAGCACAGGAAACCAGACCACTGCCACGATCCGGGCAGATCTTTCGCTCCTCGGAATTTCGGCCGGGCTTGAAACATTCAGAGCCGTAACACCAGATCAAATCACTTTCCATGCCTCCAGGCCTGAAACCATGTTTATCCATGCTCTTGCAAAACCCGGAAACGCCAGAGTTGGGACAATTCCACTCAGCCCGGAGGAGATACGGGACCGGTTCATGGAGGCGATAAAGTGAGGATTGGCTACCTATCCACACTCTACCACACGTCACACATGCTAAAAGCGAAGAGGCTCGTCAGAGCAGAGTGGAAAATATTTGGGACTGGCATGGAAATCGTAAAGGCTCTTGAAGAGAAAAGGATAGACCTCGCATACGTAGGACTCACTCCAGTGATTTTTGCAGTCGATAAAGGGGTGGACATATTCTGCATCTCAGGTGGACACGTGGAAGGGACTGTCATTGCGGGAAGGTTCGAGGACAGATTTCCGGATTGCCTCGAGGGTAAAAAAATAGGAGTTCCTGCGAGGGGAAGCATACACGATGTCCTACTGAGAAGTTACCTTGCAGAGCTTGACTTCCATGTGATCAACTACCCGTGGGCCGAGATGATTCTTGATGACTTTGCTGAGGGTAAACTAGATGGCGTATGCGGAACGCCCAACCTTGCAATACTTGCCAAGAGGTATGGAGCGGTGATCTGCGGCAGACCTTCAGATATATGGCCCTGGAATCCGAGCTATGGCATCGCTGTGAGGGAGGATTTTTTTGAAGAGAACTTCGACACATTGAGAGAGTTTCTCATAAAGCACGAGTGGGCAACCAACA
It encodes:
- the comD gene encoding sulfopyruvate decarboxylase subunit alpha; this encodes MIEDEVAARIKSAGITHTLYLPCERIKLLISKLQDNFESVPLSREEEGVGISAGLYLAGQKPLMVIQSSGFGNMVNALLSLTETYRLPLPILISWRGVFGEKIEAQRPMGRKIRSMLNALGIHYTVFDGNNSEDIENTISTAYEENKITAVLLKPDIWSRSEDLAFEPKSFETRKVEVPGGKARYTRYELIQGMKGFLEGKIVVSNIGYPSRELYHVIDQPTNFYMLGSMGLATSIALGINLTGRQVVSIDGDGSILMNPSTIFTAGLLSEGGLKIIAIDNSAYGSTGNQTTATIRADLSLLGISAGLETFRAVTPDQITFHASRPETMFIHALAKPGNARVGTIPLSPEEIRDRFMEAIK
- a CDS encoding pyridoxal-phosphate dependent enzyme, whose product is MKYALHCPMCGKQFRDNGFTLRCPDGCNSIVRTTYFEKLSPQGKGLWRYINHLPVGSLFSYEDYPAILKSEEYSSMYESEIYFIINGYSPDFDVRMKTCTFKEIEAIVSLKYAEEWRRNITLASVGNTATAFLELGKYAENTSVVLFVPEKVFDCTFEIERSENVSLVMVKGGYSRATELAHRFAHARDGWEYEGGGLNFARRDGLATFAYAFFERFGFVPDTYIQAVGSGTGVIAFYEGMKRLGVKPSSMVLAQNSPFTPIVDSWSQGAGKIPEYSFDPLDVIYAKVLSNKKPLYEHRGGLFDILRETKGKAISVTESEAKKAGKLFKKTYGFSLFPAAEVAMAVLEKFDLTGKRILVNITGSGLDNLKKDFKIRKPKPDYVVEEEEDLEMIE
- a CDS encoding ABC transporter substrate-binding protein: MRIGYLSTLYHTSHMLKAKRLVRAEWKIFGTGMEIVKALEEKRIDLAYVGLTPVIFAVDKGVDIFCISGGHVEGTVIAGRFEDRFPDCLEGKKIGVPARGSIHDVLLRSYLAELDFHVINYPWAEMILDDFAEGKLDGVCGTPNLAILAKRYGAVICGRPSDIWPWNPSYGIAVREDFFEENFDTLREFLIKHEWATNILREAVDHAGEFLERYIRRELDFRTVKEILLLSPKYCASLPDEYVSSTLALAALMKKLGYAENSLKKSDVFNFDLISEVHPQKEHYSAWKNGKTEK
- the mmp11 gene encoding methanogenesis marker protein 11: MMPKFYLVAVRILINSCQHVKVVQVNFLSKNELTEKYGKIPWISPYRKLVAVTDGEFIELHEYHARGKCIGGSAWEIYHYPRVSDLIISARREGARNIFVLKKGETELRLIPGIAGAGIESAIIKDSSIEITYSGLAGGGIAATVCRGLAEGVDGIEIINLGGGAELGRAKIRLKPYRKVVIGIDDTDSREGGATWALANEIAHALEQDGFGHYLSHAIVQLYTRTPEKTTNCVSIAVTFATENKEKLVSEFATRLRETTLSDETAMAVWDKVLIPDELKKYAENAKSRVVQIDEAMKVAEKLNIQVVEITGKRGVIGAIASLGFADDPDGAVMVYA
- a CDS encoding radical SAM protein, whose protein sequence is MLDPELKLKLLILGVRSPRGPLRKGGGGPNGGVGFRVEKSVVSAPVRQSYARNSPFKIIQDGEKYVLYEFEHRIGYVEYPEPGYYGTNIGGVPAERYVALDGYDTLVSAVSRKCIHWELGKKCSFCNIQKGLKESIDMKDPELLAQAVKIAHEKDRKRHLTLTTGTVNTTDRGAELLAAAVKAIKKEVDIPVHVQIEPVNRHWIERLYESGADTIGIHVEVFDDEIRPKVIPGKLSLDDYLDAWKTAIGVFGEWNVSSWLLTGLGERPDSITRGLETMLSMAVYPFIAPYRPPPGEERGPPDLNYHTNLLEKIEETLGDLQIHPPEFKSGCPRCGGCSFIPELF